Below is a genomic region from Candidatus Paceibacterota bacterium.
CGGTCGTTTGCATCCTCCTGCGCAACGCTGCACGCGTTGCCGCCATACCATCCCTGAGCGGTGGCGCCGTCCCAGTCCCAGGAGTAGGAGCTGCCGGTGCCCCAACTGTCAGTGCCGGCAACGGAGAAACGAACCGTTTCGCCCTTCTTCTTGCCTCCGTTGTCCCAGCCGTCCGTCGCCCCCGGGGCCTTTCGGCTGTTACGTGTCCAGGTCCGCATGTTGCCGTTACTGGTGGGCTTGTCACCAAACCAGGAGACGTTTTCGCGGACCATCTGAAAGTCCTCGTTGTAATCGCCTGTCACCGTGGGGCGCATGTTGAAGTAAAGGTCCATCGTGCCCCCTGGGCCCGTGCCGGGCGAATTGTTGACACGGTTACTGCTGTACCAGCCGGGGCCCGAAGTAACGCCCCCCGTGTGCGCAAACCGATCGTTGCCGCTCCAAGTCCAGTACGCCTGCGACGGATTGCTCATTAGGTAGCGCCATTGGTACACATTCCCGAGGTACATGTAGCTCTCCGTGGACTTGCCCGCATAAACGGCGTCCAGTTCCGGGAAAAACCTGCCCATGTTGGCGATGGTATCCATGCCGCCGCCGCCGTCCGACCCGATTTCCAGCCAGTCGTCCCAGTTGTAGCTTGGAAAGGTACCGACCGTGTGTTCGGCATTGCCGGACCCAGCCTGATTCACGGCGGCGTTACCAGAGTAGCTACCCTCATAATTGGCCCAGTGATCTGCGCTGGTATCGCCATTGGCTCGTCTGGTAAAGCCGTGCCTGTAGGTGAGGTACATGTCACGGCCGGAAATGCATCCTCCGGTATACCAACGAATGCGGTCGGTCCCACTATTTCCCCACCCAAGGTGGAAATTTCCGCAATAAGCCTGGCCGGCGTAGTAGCTCCATGCTCCGGCACTCCCGGAACGACTGCATGAATCGTACGGCCAGCCCGCATAGGCGAGCGGCGTGGAATTAGCCAGGAATCCCGCTGCGACCAGAACTCCTATTACCGTTTGTTCAAACTGGCTCATACTCTTGGTCCTCCATCCGGAGCTTAGAACACTACAATAGACTTGTCGTGACATACTCTGACTCCTTCCTCATTTTGCTGGCGGTGCGGATTCGGCCGCCGCCGGCGGCAGAACATAAAAAGGCATTGTGACCGGCTCGGTGCGTTTTCCATCCGGCAGCAGGATCGAGAAGGCAACCAGCGCCTGCCCGACGGGAAACTCCTTGCCCACGGCCAATCGCCCCGAGTAAACGCCGTCACCCCCGGCTTCGTCTCCATGCTCGACGACGTCGCCAACGTCGTAGAGCGTCACGGCCCGCTCGCCACTCAGCGCCGCCTCGACGGCCGCCGCTACCGGCTCCATCGCCGGGTCCTTCCGGCTATTGCCGGCCACGCTGTTCCCTTGGCCGTTGCCGCCGCCATGAGTGTAAGCGGCGTAGATCACTGTGTTCGGCGCTCCGTTGGTCACAGGCATATTGTTTGCCGAGACCGGAGATGGCGTGCTGAGCGGCTGCTGCGGCACCAAGCCGTTCAGCGATACCACCGCTGCCTTCAGAACGCCATTTGTCCCTGGCAATTGGGTTGTCCTCTCGGCCTTGCCGACCGTCTGGCCGGGCTTGACCAGGTTCTCGGCCGCCACATGGAAGACCATCCGCACGCCTTCCCGATCCGTATAGCCCTCATGCCAACAGTCCATAATGGCCGGGCCCTCGCTCTGGCCCTTACCCGTCGTGAACTGCCATGAAGCCTCGCGCTCGCTCGCGAGGCCCGACATTGCCCTCACTCCCGCCTCCACCCGGACCTCGTACGTCCGGTGCGGGTTCAACGGCACATCCGGCCGGAACACCACGCGCCGGCCCTGGATGCTGATCTTCCCCGGGAGCGGGCTGCCGCCGGACGCGGGCACAACCCAAACGCTCTCCGCGGAGAGTGACGCAGGGTCCACTTCGGTGGTGAAGGCCATGGTGATCGGCGCGTTGATAGGTACCCGCTCATCATTGTGCCGCGGGTAGCGGGCAAAGACCTTCACCGGTGTCCCCGGCTGGCCGATTCGGGACACCGTGGCAAACCGCCAACTGAAAGTGTCCCCCAGCGCATTGCCCTTGGTGTCCCTGATGCTCGCAGCCAGATTAATCTGATACACCGTGTTCGCCTTCATTCGGAACAGCACGACCGCCGAATCCTCCTCTGGGAAGGCCACTCCCCCATTCTCCATCTCGCCCAGCGGATGACCGTTAACCTGAACCGACTGCGTATTAATCGAGGAGCGGTCCACCGGGCTGCTGAACTTGACGATGATATTCTCCTCTACTGGCACAACTGCCGCTCCGTCTGCCGGCGAGGTGGACACGACCGAGAAGCCATCCTGTTGAGCCTGAACGGTCGCCGCGAACAGCACTGCCCATGCTCCCAACATTGCCAAGGCCACAGATCGGCCGGTACCCCGGGCGCAGGCTGCTGATTGACCTTTGGAACACGCGCCATTTCTCAAGCCTGTAATCGGGTGTTTCATACACT
It encodes:
- a CDS encoding Ig-like domain-containing protein is translated as MALAMLGAWAVLFAATVQAQQDGFSVVSTSPADGAAVVPVEENIIVKFSSPVDRSSINTQSVQVNGHPLGEMENGGVAFPEEDSAVVLFRMKANTVYQINLAASIRDTKGNALGDTFSWRFATVSRIGQPGTPVKVFARYPRHNDERVPINAPITMAFTTEVDPASLSAESVWVVPASGGSPLPGKISIQGRRVVFRPDVPLNPHRTYEVRVEAGVRAMSGLASEREASWQFTTGKGQSEGPAIMDCWHEGYTDREGVRMVFHVAAENLVKPGQTVGKAERTTQLPGTNGVLKAAVVSLNGLVPQQPLSTPSPVSANNMPVTNGAPNTVIYAAYTHGGGNGQGNSVAGNSRKDPAMEPVAAAVEAALSGERAVTLYDVGDVVEHGDEAGGDGVYSGRLAVGKEFPVGQALVAFSILLPDGKRTEPVTMPFYVLPPAAAESAPPAK